The following proteins are encoded in a genomic region of Primulina huaijiensis isolate GDHJ02 chromosome 3, ASM1229523v2, whole genome shotgun sequence:
- the LOC140973541 gene encoding uncharacterized protein produces MVAQKIWVNLQSQLSEEKYFSCKLSVHSKYKNVSEIILDCLNEQDMDFMVEKTQFGKLIKYAADYNLSSQILWFMALRQVYATDDDEMWFVVNDRPVRISRMEYALITRLDCSDNFADEVVEVSDFCDRYFQGSDKVSVKEVEMKLKNLKSVDELLSIERVKMACLYFVCGVLWPIAPVKNPQVDKEIFSLIDDFDVFNKHPWGTIAFKGAVCDLKLDLKKKEVVLSKKVENGKSSNSGTHDMVGFINPLQILAYECVRGIGERFAKQREGDNTSLPRMCQWISNNWSKKGSPRYIDILDASKSGKKIVRSILSPTDQESIAPYIRNIFIEDSCTDSHLSYINSLLLEGKSVYCTKNPTLCESKETIQSKEEVHERKLCPKNKSKRSSKLCPAKKALEKQSHQVERDDVLGKSYTSGQVKPLQEHVDRNFVELKDMISNLDSKLERIMEVLNISNSSKRRLDEPTTVFAQSKKKKTHEKCEPGTAISNQGVTLGQEAIVEPFISPLTHLDNPVKEVTSVNRDLNEGMSREEEVFDPLNNATHHHEPPSTKRQRFGERIIFYARSKKKNSEPQKTSIVECGDKEAAHASLVGAGDVATMFVNDKPLPQEITPSLVVHKDARKSTKSQFCRSPYVQLPETPALAALGYTGPYNGSFEPVQCVSSKKVLPTVTKEISRLNDLFKASVFGSYYKSWFTDLLNPRHWLDQSHIQESMYGLSVL; encoded by the exons ATGGTTGCACAAAAGATTTGG gttaATCTTCAATCTCAACTATCTGAGGAGAAGTATTTTAGTTGCAAGTTAAGTGTACATTCGAAATATAAAAATGTCAGTGAAATTATATTAGATTGCTTGAATGAGCAGGACATGGACTTCATGGTTGAAAAAACACAATTTGGCAAACTGATTAAGTATGCTGCGGATTATAATTTATCTAGTCAGATTTTATGGTTTATGGCGTTGAGACAAGTGTATGCAACAGACGATGATGAAATGTGGTTTGTTGTAAATGATAGACCAGTCAGGATTTCTAGAATGGAGTATGCATTGATAACAAGGTTGGATTGTTCTGATAATTTTGCTGATGAAGTAGTAGAAGTTTCAGACTTTTGTGATAGATATTTTCAAGGTAGTGATAAAGTATCTGTGAAGGAAGTCGAAATGAAGTTGAAGAATTTGAAAAGTGTTGATGAGTTGTTGAGTATAGAGAGAGTGAAGATGGCTTGTTTGTACTTCGTCTGTGGTGTACTATGGCCTATAGCTCCAGTTAAGAATCCTCAAGTTGATAAAGAGATTTTTAGCCTGAttgatgattttgatgtttttaataAGCACCCTTGGGGTACAATAGCTTTCAAAGGAGCTGTTTGTGATTTGAAGCttgatttgaagaaaaaagaagttgTGTTGAGCAAAAAAGTAGAAAACGGTAAGTCTTCGAACAGTGGAACCCATGATATGGTTGGATTCATCAATCCGCTACag atTCTTGCATACGAATGCGTTCGTGGTATTGGGGAGCGTTTTGCGAAACAAAGAGAAGGAGACAATACATCTCTTCCACGCATGTGCCAATGGATTTCCAACAACTGGTCAAAAAAAGGATCTCCTAGATATATTGACATTTTAGATGCATCAAAGAGTGGTAAAAAG ATTGTTAGGAGTATTTTGTCACCTACAGATCAAGAATCTATTGCTCCTTATattagaaatattttcattgaaGATTCTTGTACAGATTCCCATTTGTCCTATATTAATTCATTGTTGTTGGAGGGAAAATCTGTGTACTGCACTAAGAATCCCACTCTTTGTGAATCTAAAGAGACCATTCAATCCAAAGAAGAAGTCCATGAAAGGAAACTTTGTCCCAAAAATAAGTCAAAGAGGTCTTCTAAACTTTGTCCAGCCAAGAAAGCACTTGAAAAACAATCCCATCAAGTCGAACGAGATGATGTCCTCGGCAAATCATATACTAGTGGACAAGTTAAACCTTTACAAGAGCACGTGGACAGAAACTTTGTGGAGTTGAAAGATATGATTTCAAATTTGGACAGCAAACTTGAACGTATAATGGAAGTTTTGaacatttcaaattcatccaaAAGACGTTTGGATGAACCAACCACTGTCTTTGCACAATCTAAGAAAAAGAAGACCCATGAAAAAT gTGAGCCAGGGACAGCTATTTCCAATCAAGGAGTGACTCTTGGGCAAGAGGCGATTGTTGAACCATTCATATCTCCTCTTACACATCTTg ATAACCCGGTCAAAGAGGTAACTTCTGTCAATCGAGACTTGAATGAAGGAATGAGCCGAGAGGAAGAAGTGTTTGATCCACTTAACAACGCCACCCATCATC ATGAGCCACCTTCCACCAAACGACAACGATTTGGAGAACGGATTATTTTCTACGCACGGTCCAAGAAAAAGAATA GTGAGCCACAAAAGACCTCTATCGTTGAATGTGGTGATAAAGAAGCTGCACATGCTAGCCTAGTTGGTGCTGGTGATGTAGCAACTATGTTTGTTAACGATAAGCCATTACCACAAGAAATCACACCATCTCTTGTAGTTCACAAGG ATGCTCGGAAGAGTACGAAGTCTCAATTTTGTCGCTCTCCATATGTACAGCTACCCGAGACACCTGCTTTGGCAGCACTTGGTTATACCGGTCCTTACAATGGTTCATTTGAACCAGTGCAATGTGTTTCCAGTAAGAAAGTATTGCCAACTGTTACTAAAGAAATAAGTAGATTGAATGATCTATTTAAAGCAAGTGTGTTTGGATCATATTACAAGTCGTGGTTTACGGACCTTCTCAATCCGAGGCACTGGCTCGATCAAAGC CACATACAAGAGAGCATGTACGGTCTATCTGTGTTGTAG